A window of Variovorax paradoxus EPS genomic DNA:
ACAGGCCCAGGTCCGGAATGGCCAAGCCCACCGGGCTGCGCTGCTGGCCAAGGTCGGCCACAGTGATCCGGCGATAGGTCACATGCACCGTCGTCTCGGTGATGCCGTACATGTTGATCAGCTGCGGCTTGTCGTCGCCAAAGCGTTCCATCCAGGTGCGAAGGCTGTTGGGCTCCAGGGCTTCTCCGCCGAAGATCACATGACGCAGCGCCAGGTCCTCGGTATCCGCCAAACCCGGCGTGTGGATCAGCTGGCCGAAGGCCGAGGGCGTCTGGTTGAGTACGGTCACTTGCTGCGCGCGCAGCAGCCCCAGGAAGTCCTCGGGCGAGCGGCTCACCCAGAACGGCACCACCACCAGCTTGCCGCCTGTGCACAGCGCGCCGAACATCTCCCACACGGAGAAGTCGAAGGCGTAGGAGTGGAACATCGTCCACACGTCCTCGGGTCCGAAGTGGAACCACGGCTCTGTCGCATCGAGCAGCCGCGTCACGTTGCGATGGCACAGCTGCGCGCCCTTGGGGCGGCCGGTGGAGCCGGAGGTGTAGATGACGTAGGCCAGGTTCTCGCCGCTCAACGCAACCTGCGGGTCGGCGTCGGACTCATGGCCGGTGTCCAGCGCATCGAGCGCCAGCACCTGCAGCGCTTGGGTGCCGGGCACGCTCAGGTGGCTTTGCGTCAGCACCAGGGCAACGCCACTGTCGGCCACCATGTAGGCCAGGCGCTCGGCCGGGTACGCCGGGTCCAGCGGCACGTACGCACCGCCGGCCTTCAGGATCGCAAGGATCCCCACCACCATCGCAATCGAACGCTCCACCGCGATCCCCACCTTGGCCTCGGGCTTCACGCCCAGCGCGATCAGGTGGTGCGCCAGCCGGTTGGCCCTCGCATTGAGCTCGCCGTAGCTCAGCGCCCGGTCCTCGTACACCAGCGCCGTCGCCTGCGGCTGCGCCTTGGCCTGATGCTCGATCAGGCCGTGCACTGTCTGCGCGCTCTCGAAATCCTGCTTGCGCTCGCCCCAAGACGCAAGCTGCGCGCGCTCGGCTTCGCCCAGTAGCACCACGTCGCCCACCGCCTGCTGCGGCGCATCCGCCAGTGCCTGCAGCACCGCGAGGTAGTGCCCCGCCATGCGCTCCATCGTCCGCGCGTCGAACAGCTCGGACGCGTAGCGGAAACTCGCCTGCACCCGGCCGTCCATGTCCTCGCTGGTGTCCAGCGCCAGTTCGAACTGGGCCGCCTGCGCTTCCAGTTCGTAATCCGTCAGCGTGAGACCGGGCAGGCTCTGCAACGCGCGAAAGTCGCCTCGCTGGTGATTGAACATCACCTGGAACAGCGGGCTCGTGCTCAGGCTGCGCTCGGGTTGCAGCACTTCCACGAGTTGCTCGAACGGCAGGTCCTGATGCGCCTGCGCGCCCAGCGCCGTGTCGCGGGCCTGCACCAACACCTGCGACAGCGTCGAGCGGCCGTCCATCACGCCGCGCAGCACCTGTGTGTTGACGAAGAATCCGATGACGCCTTCGATCTCCGCCCGATGGCGGTTGGCCACCGGCACGCCCAGGCGGATGTCCTCCTGGCCCGTGTAGCGGCTGAGCAGCACCTGGAAGCCCGCGAGCAGCGCCATGAACAGCGTCGCGCCCTGGCCCTGCGCGCGCCGATGCAGGGCCTTGACGAGGCTGTCGGGCAATGCGAAGCCGTGGCGCACGGCGCTGTAGCGGCCATCCGCGCGCCGCGCATGGTCGGTGGGCAGTTGCAGCACGGGCTGCTCGGTGCCCACATGGGCCTTCCAGTAGGCGAGTTGCCGGTCCTTCTCGCCGGCTTCGAGCCAGGCACGCTGCCAGGCCGCGTAGTCCGCGTACTGGAGCGACAAGGGCTGCAGGTCCGGCGCATGGCCCAGGACGCGTGCGCGGTAGCGCGCCACGAATTCGTCCACGATGATCTGCATCGACCAGCCATCGGACACGATGTGGTGCATCACGACGACCAGCACATGCACCTCGGCCGCCAGGCGGATCAGGCCGACGCGCAGCAGCGGGCCCTGGCCCAGGTCGAAGGGCGTGTCGCTGAGGCGGCGGGCCTCCTGCCTGGCGCGGGCTTCGCGCATCCCGTCTTCGGCGACGTTGCCCAGATCGATCAGCGAGAAATCGATGCCACCGGTTTCGCGGACCACCTGCTCGGCCATGCCCGAGGCATCGGCACGGAACACCGTGCGCAGCGATTCGTGGCGCTGCACCAGTTCATTCAGGCTCGCGCGCACCGCGTCCGCGTCGAGCGCACCGGCGAGCCGCAGCGCGCCGCTGACGTGGTAGGCCGTGCTCTGCGGATCGAGTTGCCACAGGAACCACTGGCGCGTCTGCGCATGGGACAGCGCGAGACCGCCCGCGCGTTGCGACGTCGACAGCGCCGGGATCGCGGGCACGTCCGCCGCATCGTCGCCATGGATCGCATCGGCGATCAGCGCCAGGCCCTGGTGTTCGAACACCTGGCGCGGGCTCATCCGGATGCCCTGCCGGTGGGCGCGCGCGACCACCTTCAGGCTCAGGATCGAGTCGCCGCCGAGTTCGAAGAAATTGTCGCCTCGCCCCACACGCGCCACGCCCAGCACCTCGGCCCAGATGGCCGCCAGCGCCTGCTCCACCACGCCCTCGGGCGCCTCGTACGCCCGCTCGCTCGTGAACTCCGCACGCGGCAGCGCCTTGCGGTCCACCTTGCCGTTGGCATTCAGCGGCAGGCGCTCAAGCACCATCACCACGCCCGGCACCATGTAGTCGGGCAGCGCCCGACCCAGCCGGCCGCGCAGCACGGTCACGTCGATCGCTTGGCCCGCGTGCGCCGATACATAGCCAACAAGCCGCGCGCCCGATGGACCTTCGTCGGCCACCACAACCGCTTCACGCACCTCGGGCTGCGCCAGCAACTGCGCCTCGATCTCGCCCAGTTCGATGCGAAAACCGCGCACCTTCACCTGGTGGTCGATGCGGCCGAGATACTCGATCTGGCCTTCCGCATTCCAGCGCACGAGGTCGCCCGTGCGGTACAGCCGCTGGCCGTTGTTCGTGGCCACGAAGCGCTCGGACGTCAGGCCCGCGCGACGCAGATAGCCCCGTGCGAGGTTGATCCCGCCCAGGTACAGCTCACCCGCCACGCCCGCGGGCACTTCGTTGAGCTGCGCATCGAGCACGTACGCCTGCGTGTCGCTGATGGGCCGGCCGATCGGCACCTGGTTCAGCCCGTCGTCGCGACAGGTCCACTGCGTGACGTGGATGGTGGTCTCGGTCGGGCCGTACAGGTTCTGCAGCGAGGCGCCCTTCAGGCGCTGCAGGGCTTCGCGCTGCGTGGCCGCGGGCATGGCCTCGCCGCCGCAGATGATGTAGCGCAGCCGCGTGGTGGCCTCGATACCCTCGTGGGCCAGGAAGGCCTGCAGCATCGAGGGCACGAAGTTCAGGGTGGTGATCTGGTGCCTCTGGATCAGTTGCACCAGCCGCTCGGGGTCGCGGTGGTCGCCGGGGTTGGCAATCACCAGCCGCACGCCGGTGGTCAGCGGCCAGAACATCTCCCAGCACGAGACGTCGAAGCCGAACGGCGCCTTGTGCAGCACGGTGTCGGCCTCGGTGAGGCGGTAGGTCTCCTGCATCCAGGCCATGCAGCTGTACAGGGCGTCGTGGCGGATCGCCGCGCCCTTGGGCTTGCCGGTGGAGCCGGAGGTGTAGATGACGTAGGCCAGGTGCTCGCCGTGCAGTGCGACCTTCGGGTCGGTAGCGGATTCAGTGCTGACATCCAGGGTGTCGAGTTCGAGCACGCGGAGGGCTTCGCCTGCGGGCAACAGCGGCCGCAGATGCCGCTGGGTCAGCAGCAGCGCGATGCCGCTGTCTTCAACCATGTAGGCCAGGCGGTCGGCCGGGTACTCAGGGTCCAGCGGCACATAGGCGCCGCCGGCCTTCAGGATCGCGAGGATGCCCACCATCATTTCCACCGAGCGGTCGACCACGATGCCCACGAGGGCCTCGGGCTTCACGCCCAGCGCGATCAGGCGGTGGGCCAGACGGTTGGCCCGGGCGTTGAGCTCGCCGTAGCTCAGCGCTTCATCGCCGAACAGCAGCGCGGTCGCATCGGGCGTTTGTCGTGCGTGCTGCTCGATCTGCCGGTGCACCGGCTGCGCGCCTTCGTGCCTCCGCGTGTTCTCGCTCCACGACGCAAGCTGCGTGCGCTCGGTCTTGTCGAGCAGCGCGACATCGCTCACCGCCCGCTGCGGCTCATTTGCCAGCGCCTGCAGCACCGCCAGGTAGTGCCCGGCCATGCGCTCGATGGTCTGCACGTCGAACAACTCCGACGCATAGAGGATGGTCGCGTCGACCCGGCCGTCCTCGAGTTCGAGCGTCTGCAAGGTCAGCTCGAACTGCGCGCCCTCTTCCTCGAAGTCCAGCCGCTGCACGGCAACGCCGGGCCACTCGGCCAGCGAGCGATGGTCGCGGCGCAGGTGGTTGAACATCACCTGGAACAGCGGATTGGCGCTCAGGCTGCGCTCGGGCTGCAGCGCGCCGACCAGCTGCTCGAAAGGCAGGTCCTGGTGCGTTTGCGCGCCGATGGCGGCGTCGCGGGTCTGCACCAGAAGCTCGGCGAGCGTCATGCACGCATCGATTCGCGAGCGCAGCACCTGGGTGTTGACGAAGAAGCCGACGACGCCCGCCGTTTCGGCGCGGTTGCGGTTGGCGATGGGCACGCCGACGCGCACATCCGTCTGCGCCGTGTGGCGGAACAGCAGCGCGTTGAAGCCGGCGAGCAGCGCCATGAACAAGGTTGCGCCCTGCCCTTGCGCCTGCTGCCGCAACCGCTCGATGGTGTCAGCGGGCAGCGCGAAGGTGTGGTGCGCCGCGCGATAGCGGCCATCGGCCTTGCGCGGGTAATCGGTGTGCAGCGAAATCACCGGCTGCTCCGCGCCCAGGTGACCACGCCACCAGTCGAGCTGTCGCTCGCCCTCGCCCTCGGCCAGCCACCGGCTCTGCCAGCGGGCGTAGTCGGCGTACTGGATCGGCAGCCCGGCATGCACGGGCACCTGGCCCTGCACGCGCGCCGCGTACTGCACGGCCAGCTCGTCGAGGATGAGCTGGACCGACCAGCCGTCCGACACGATGTGGTGCATCACGACCAGCAGCCGGTGGCTTTGCGCGCCGGCGCGCAGCAACACGGCACGCATCAGCGGGCCGCGCGTGAGGTCGAAGGGATCGGTGCGGATGCGCTGCACCTCCTGGCGGATCGCGGCCTCGCGTGCCGGGCCGGCGAGCGCGCTCAGGTCGATGCAGGGCAACGCGATGTCGGCCGTGTCTTGAACGACCTGCTCAACCTCGCCGTCGTCGGCCTCGCGGAAGACAGTGCGAAGCGATTCGTGGCGATCGACCAGCGCTTGCACGCTGGCGCGCAGCGCCTGGGCGTCGAGGTGGCCATCGAGCACGAGGCCGCCGCTCAGGTGGTAGGCGGTGCCCGCCGGGTCCAGCTTCCAGAGAAACCACTGCCGCTGCTGCGCGAAGGACAAGGCGATGCGCTCGCCCGCCGGGCGCCGCGGAATCGACGACCGCTCGGCACGGTCGGCGCTGCCCGCGCCGCGCAGGCGCTGCGCCAGCTTCGCGCGTTGTTCCGCCGTCAGGTTGGCACGGCGCGTGGAAATGTCTTGGATGTCGGACATGGAATTCTCAGACGAATGCGGGCGAGCGATCGGGTTCGGCATCGGCCGGCGCATCGAGGGGTGCGGCGGCCTCGATTTCCTCGATCAGCCGGGTCTCGACCAGGATCGCAAGGTCGCGGAGGGTGGGTGCCTTGAAGAAGGCGGCCGGATGCAGTTCGACTTCGTAGGCCTTGCGGGCCCGCGCCAGGATCTGGATCGCGAGCAGCGAGTCGCCGCCCAGCTCGAACAGGTTGTCATCGATGCCGACGCTGGCAATGCCCAGCATGTCCTGCCAGATGCCCGCGAGCACGTTCTCCAGCTCGCCTTCCGGCGCGACGAAAGGTGTGGCCAGCGCGGGGCGCGGATGTTCGCGGCGCTTCTTCTTCGCGGCCGGGCCGGTCTCCAGCAGGTCGAGCATGCCGTTGTCCAGTTCGCCGAGCCGTTGGTTCAGGTCGGTGGTGGAGATCACGACCTGCGCGAACGCCGGGCCGTTGACGATGCGTTCCACCGCCCGCGCGCCCTCGGGTCCGTCCATGCCGATGCCGTCGGGCAGCACGCGGCCTGCGGCCATGCCGAGGTCGCGCCAGGCGTCCCAGTTGACCGAGATGACGGGGTACGTCGCACTGCGTTGCCACAGTGCGGCCAGCCCGTCGAGGTAGGCGTTCGCGGCGGCGTAGTCGCTCATGCCGAGGCCACCGGCCATGCTGGAGATCGACGAGCACAGCAGCACGAAATCGAGCGGCTCGTCGCGCAGTGCGTCGAGCAGAAAGCGCGTGCCTTGCAACTTGGGGGCGAAGACTTCGTCGATTGCGGCGCGGGTGCGGGTTGCGATCATTCCGCTGTTCGCGTGACCGGCCGCATGCACCACGCCCTGCACCATGCCGAAGCGGGCGCGGGCCTCTGCGACGGCGGCTTGCATCGAGGCCGCATCGGCCACGTCGGCAGCGACGACGAGCACTTCGCCGCCGAGATTTTCGAGTTCGATCAGTTGCGCGAGCCTGGTCCGCAGCGCCTGGGGTTGCGCTTCGTCGGCGACGAGAGCCTCCCACTCGCTCCGTTCGGGCAGCGGTGTGCGTCCCAGCAGCACCAGCCGCGCCTGCCATGACTCGGCCAGGTGCCGCGCGACCGCGAGCCCCACGCCGCCGAGACCGCCGGTGATCAGGTAGACGCCCTTGGAGCGCAGGCGCTGTTGCGGCGCGGAGCCGGACGGCAGCGGCGCATAGGTCTTGACCCAGCGATGCGGGCCGCGATAGGCCACGAGCGTTTCGTCGTGCGGCGCCTGCGCCGGCGCGGCGAGCTGCCGTGCCAGCCATGCTTCAGCAGCGCTGCCCGGCACGGGCAACACGATGTCCGTCACCCGGCAAGCGATGTGCGGATACTCCTGCGCGATCACCTTGCAGAGGCTGAACAGCGTCGCCTTCTCGGGGCACAGCGGCTCGAGGCCGGAGGCGTCTTCGATCTGGTTCGCGATGACTTCAATCGAGAGCTCGCGCGCACGTCCGCCAGAGGTGCTGTCGATGGCCTGAATCAGCGCCAGCAGGCTGAAGTAGCCGCGCTCGAGCACGTCCTCCGATTGCGGCAAAGACGACGAAGACGACGGCTGGCCGTCCACGCTCCACAGGTGATAGACCTTGGCGACCGGTCCGGATTCGGCCTGCACCTTGCGCAGGAGCTCTTCGTGATCCGCACGCTCGCCCGGGCGTACCGTGAACTGGTGCGCTCCCGTTTCGGCATAGCCGCTCCCCGGCGTCACGCGGAACACCGGGTGCGCGGGCGCTTCGGCCTGCAATTGGCGAATCAGGGCGTCGGTCAAGCCGCTCGTCTCCGCGAACACCAACGTGCAGCCGTCGGCCGGCGTAAGAGCCGTTGGCATACCCGCGGGCTCCGTACGTTGCCAGACCGGCACGTGGAATGGATCGCCCGGCTTCTGCACGGGCGAGGTCGCCGCTTCGCTGCCCGCCTCGGGCATGTCCGTCCAATAGGAGCGGCGCTGGAACGGATAGGTCGGCAGCGGCACGCGGCGTGCCTGCCGTCCCGGATGGCACGCAGCCCAATCGATATCGACACCCGCGCACCAGAGTTGGCCGATCACGCTCGCCATCTGGCGTTCGTTCTGTGCCTGCTTCTGCGGATGGGCCTGGCTCGACAGGATGGCCGCCGCCGAATCGGCCAGCGGGTGCTGGCGCGCGAGGCCGGCCAGCGTCTCGCCGGGACCGACTTCGAGCAGCACGCGGCCTTGGACGCGCAGCAGTTCCGCCATGCCGTCCGCGAAGCGCACCGTGCCGCGCAGGTGCTGGCCCCAGTAGGCCGGATCGACCGCCTGCTGCGCAGTGATGGGCTTGCCGGTGACGTTGGAGATGAAGGGAATGCGGGGCGCGGACCGCGGCACGGAAGCGACCACCTGCTGCAGCTCGGCCACGATGGACTCGGTCATCGCCGAATGGGAGGCGATCGAGACCAGCAGGCGGCGCGGCATCAGCCCGCGCGCGAACAGCTGCTGCTCGGCCGCCTCGATGGCCGCCATCGGCCCGGCGAGCACGCACAGTTGCTCGCCATTGATCGCCGCGATGTCGCAGCCGGTGGCCAGGAACGGCGCGAGTTCGGATTCCGACAGCGCGATGGCGGTCATCGCGCCCGGCGCCATCGACTGCATCAGCCGCCCGCGCGTGGCAACGATGCGCAGCGCATCTTCCAGGCTGAACACGCCGGCCAGACACGCGGCCACGTACTCGCCCAGGCTGTGGCCCAACATCACGGCCGGCTGCACGCCGCGCGACATCCACAGGCGCGCCATCGCGTACTCGACGATGAACAGCAGCGGCTGTGTGTATTCGATGCGACCGAGCTTCTCGTCGGCAGCAGCTTCGCCGCCGACGGCCGGGTAGAGCAGTTGCCGCAGGTCCATGCCCATCGCATCGCGCAGCGCGTCGCAGCAGCGATCGATCTCCTGGCGGAACGCCGGATGGTCGCGGTACAGCGCGAGCCCCATGTTCGCGTGCTGCGTGCCGCCGCCCGGGAACAGGAACGCGACCTCGGGCGCCGACGCGGGAATGCCGCTCGCCTGGTCGAAGTCGCTTTCGGGCGCACGCAGCGCCTCGACGGCGGTTGCCGATCCGTCGGCAACGACTGCGCCGCGAACCGCCAGCGCGCGCCGGCCGGTCTGCAGCGTCTGCGCGACATCGGCGAGCGATGTGCCGGAGCCTGCTTCTTCGAGATGACTGGCCAGCCGCTGCGCGGCTTGCTGCAGGGCGTCGGTGTTGCGGGCGGAGAGCGGCAAGATCTGCCAGGCTGGTGCCTTCGCTTGTGCAGACGGACGGGCCACCGGTGCCTCTTCGAGCACCACATGCACGTTGGTCCCGCCGATGCCGAACGAACTCACGCCCGCGCGGCGCGGCGTGCGGCCTTCGGGCCAGGGCTGGCGCTGCGCGTTCACATAGAACGGACTGCTCGCGAAATCGATCTGCGGGTTGGGCTTCGTGAAATGCAGGCTGGGCGGCAGCACGCCGTGCTTGAGCGCCATCGTGGCCTTGATGAGCCCCGCCACGCCGGCCGCCGCATCGAGGTGGCCGATGTTGGTCTTGACCGAACCGACCGCGCAGAAGCCGCGCCGCTCGGTGTCGGCGCGGAAGGCCTGCGTGAGCGCCGCGATCTCGATCGGGTCGCCCAGCGTGGTGCCGGTGCCGTGCGTCTCGATGTAGCCAATGGTGTCGGCCGAGACGCCCGCGATCAGTTGCGCCGCGCGGATGACCTCGGCCTGCCCGTCAATGCTGGGTGCGGTGAAGCCGACCTTGGCCGAGCCGTCGTTGTTGGCCGCGGTGCCCTTGATGACAGCATGGATGGTGTCGCCGTCGCGCAGCGCTTCGTCGAGGCGCTTGAGCGAGACGACGCCGGCGCCGCTGCCGATCACCGTGCCGGCCGCATCGGCATCGAAGGCGCGGCAATGGCCGTCGGGCGAGAGGATCGCGCCGGCCTGGTAGCGGTAGCCGCCCTCTTGCAGCAGGTTGAGCCACACGCCGCCGGCCAGGGCCATGTCGCAGTCGTGGCTCAGGAGCGCCTGGCAGGCGGTGTGCACTGCCGTGAGCGAGGTCGAGCAGGCGGTCTGAACGCTCACGGCCGGGCCGCGCAGGTTCAGTTTGTAGGCCACGCGCGTGCAGAGCGACCCGCCGGAGTTGCCGCTCATGAGGCCGAGCAGGTCGGCAATGCCGGTGTGCGCACCGAGGCCGAAGGACGGCAACAGGTTGCGGATCAGGTAGACGTTGGCGCCCTCGCCCGCATACACGCCGACCTTGCCCGGCCAGCGCTCGGGGTCGCAGCCGGCATGTTCGAGCGCTGCCGAGGCGCATTCGAGAAACACGCGCTGCTGCGGATCGAGGTTCTCGGCTTCGCGGGGCGTGTAGCCGAAGAAGCCGGCATCGAACTGGTCGAAGCCTTCGAACATCACGCCGGCCTTCACGTAGTCGGGATCGTCCAGCAGGCTTTGCGGCACGCCGCGTTCGCGCAGTTGCTCGTCGGTGAAGCGCGATACCGATTCCACGCCGCCCTCGATGTTGCGCCAGAAGGCGTCCACGTCGTCAGCACCGGGGAAGCGCCCCGACAGGCCGACGATGGCAATTTCCAGGCCGGTGGGTTCGACGGATTCGTTGAAGGCGGTGGTCATCAATTGACTCTCTCTGCCACTTTGCGGCGTTGAAGCATGGCCGCGCGCTGGCGCAGCGCGCGGTCGTCGGCGCTTGCCGCGGAAACGGCCGCGGCTTGCGCGCCGCCCTGCTCGATCCAGCGCGCGAGCGATTCGACGGTGGGGTACTTGAAGAGATTGACCAGCGGGAAGCTGCCCTGCAGCCGGTCTTCCAGCAGGCGGTGCGCGCGGATGAGCAGTAGCGAGTGCCCGCCGAGGTCGAAGAAGTTGTCGTGCAGGCCGACCTGCTCGACCTGCAGCACCTCCGACCAGATGGCCGCGAGCGTGCGCGCCACATGGCCCTGCGGTGCCTCGTAAGTGCTCGCGCGGCCAAGGCCTTCAGGCTCGGGCAGCGCCTTGCGGTCGACCTTGCCGTTGGCGTTCAGCGGCAGGGCTTCGAGCACCACCACGGCGCGCGGCACCATGTAGTCGGGCAGCACCTGGCCCAGTTGCTCGCGCAACGCGGCGGTGTCGACCGCTTGCTGCGCATGCGCGGCGATGTAGGCCACGAGCGAGGCGCCCGCCGCGCCTTCGCGCGCCACCACCACGGCCTCGCGCACGGCGGGCTGCGCGAGGATCTGCGCCTCGATCTCGCCGAGTTCGATGCGGAAGCCGCGGATCTTCACCTGATGGTCGATGCGGCCCAGGTACTCGATCTGGCCCTCGGTGTTCCAGCGCACGAGGTCACCGGTGCGATAGAGCCGGTCGCCTGCGCCGAAGGGATTGGCCACGAAGCGTTCGGCACTGAGGCCGGGCTTGTTGAGGTAGCCGCGCGCCAGGCTCACGCCGCCGAGGTACAGCTCGCCGGCCACGCCGCGCGGCACCTGGTTGAGCTCGGCATCGAGGATGTGGCACTGGGTGTCGCTGATCGGCTGGCCGATCGGCACCAGGCTCTGGCCATCGTCGCGGCAGGTCCAGTGCGTGACGTGAATCGTCGTTTCCGTCGGGCCGTAGAGGTTCTGCAGCGTGGCGCCGTGAAGGCGCTGCAGCGTCTCCTTCTGCGTCTCGGCGGGCATGGCCTCGCCGCCGCAGATGATGTGCTTGAGCCGCGTGCTCGATTCGATGTCCTTGTGCGCCAGGAAGGCCTGCAGCATCGAGGGCACGAAGTTGAGCGTCGTGATCTGGTGGCGCTGAATCAGCTCGACCAGACGTGCCGGGTCGCGGTGGTCGCCGGGGTTGGCCACCACCAGCCGCGCGCCCGCGGTCAGGGGCCAGAACATCTCCCACACCGACACGTCGAAGCCGAACGGCGCCTTGTGCAGCACGGTGTTGTCCCGACCCAGGCGGTAGGTGTCCTGCATCCAGGCAATGCAGCTGTGCAGCGCGGCGTGACGCACGGCCGCGCCCTTGGGCTTGCCGGTGGAGCCGGAGGTGTAGATGACATAGGCGAGGTTCTCGCCGTGCAGCGCGACGCCGGGGTCGGTGTCGGGCTCGTTCGAGAGATCGGTGCT
This region includes:
- a CDS encoding type I polyketide synthase codes for the protein MTTAFNESVEPTGLEIAIVGLSGRFPGADDVDAFWRNIEGGVESVSRFTDEQLRERGVPQSLLDDPDYVKAGVMFEGFDQFDAGFFGYTPREAENLDPQQRVFLECASAALEHAGCDPERWPGKVGVYAGEGANVYLIRNLLPSFGLGAHTGIADLLGLMSGNSGGSLCTRVAYKLNLRGPAVSVQTACSTSLTAVHTACQALLSHDCDMALAGGVWLNLLQEGGYRYQAGAILSPDGHCRAFDADAAGTVIGSGAGVVSLKRLDEALRDGDTIHAVIKGTAANNDGSAKVGFTAPSIDGQAEVIRAAQLIAGVSADTIGYIETHGTGTTLGDPIEIAALTQAFRADTERRGFCAVGSVKTNIGHLDAAAGVAGLIKATMALKHGVLPPSLHFTKPNPQIDFASSPFYVNAQRQPWPEGRTPRRAGVSSFGIGGTNVHVVLEEAPVARPSAQAKAPAWQILPLSARNTDALQQAAQRLASHLEEAGSGTSLADVAQTLQTGRRALAVRGAVVADGSATAVEALRAPESDFDQASGIPASAPEVAFLFPGGGTQHANMGLALYRDHPAFRQEIDRCCDALRDAMGMDLRQLLYPAVGGEAAADEKLGRIEYTQPLLFIVEYAMARLWMSRGVQPAVMLGHSLGEYVAACLAGVFSLEDALRIVATRGRLMQSMAPGAMTAIALSESELAPFLATGCDIAAINGEQLCVLAGPMAAIEAAEQQLFARGLMPRRLLVSIASHSAMTESIVAELQQVVASVPRSAPRIPFISNVTGKPITAQQAVDPAYWGQHLRGTVRFADGMAELLRVQGRVLLEVGPGETLAGLARQHPLADSAAAILSSQAHPQKQAQNERQMASVIGQLWCAGVDIDWAACHPGRQARRVPLPTYPFQRRSYWTDMPEAGSEAATSPVQKPGDPFHVPVWQRTEPAGMPTALTPADGCTLVFAETSGLTDALIRQLQAEAPAHPVFRVTPGSGYAETGAHQFTVRPGERADHEELLRKVQAESGPVAKVYHLWSVDGQPSSSSSLPQSEDVLERGYFSLLALIQAIDSTSGGRARELSIEVIANQIEDASGLEPLCPEKATLFSLCKVIAQEYPHIACRVTDIVLPVPGSAAEAWLARQLAAPAQAPHDETLVAYRGPHRWVKTYAPLPSGSAPQQRLRSKGVYLITGGLGGVGLAVARHLAESWQARLVLLGRTPLPERSEWEALVADEAQPQALRTRLAQLIELENLGGEVLVVAADVADAASMQAAVAEARARFGMVQGVVHAAGHANSGMIATRTRAAIDEVFAPKLQGTRFLLDALRDEPLDFVLLCSSISSMAGGLGMSDYAAANAYLDGLAALWQRSATYPVISVNWDAWRDLGMAAGRVLPDGIGMDGPEGARAVERIVNGPAFAQVVISTTDLNQRLGELDNGMLDLLETGPAAKKKRREHPRPALATPFVAPEGELENVLAGIWQDMLGIASVGIDDNLFELGGDSLLAIQILARARKAYEVELHPAAFFKAPTLRDLAILVETRLIEEIEAAAPLDAPADAEPDRSPAFV